The DNA region aaaaaaaaaagaccaagttTTTCAAACTGGCAGGTTTTTTTCCAACTCTCTCTTaaacctttattttctttccagtccCTTTCCAATACAGTTAAGTAAAGATTGGTTTGAAGAATTAGCCACTCATTTTACGAATTTTTCATTAACACCAACTGtggaaattaacacatagaaGATATGTAATTCCAAAAAGTAGATTCATCTAGGCTCcttgaaaaaagaatttttttaaaaagccttttaaTTAACTCTTAAGTATAATCTTTTATACAAATGGTATTATATTAGCCAATAAGGATTTGGGGATGTAGTCAAATAAGCTCCAAACTCAAAGCCAACTCGACAGCAGCAGAGGCACTGATATTTCGGGAAGGGAGGTCGGAAGGAATCCCCAGTCCTTTCTGTGAATTTCTGGGCTATGCCGCCTTGGCTCCTCTGTCCTCTGCCAGGCCACTTAACTGAATTCAAGGGCTCCCAAGAGTACGCACAAAGCTAGCTTTAGGGAAGTAGCTGAGAGTAGCCTGAATTTCAGAATTTGAATACTAAGGCCTGAGATTTAACACTAAGAGCCACACCTCCTGATCTACCTCAAGAGCACAATCACTAGATCTTAAGCCCATTCATTTGGATATTTTCTATTAGGAATGAAGTTTCAAGCACTGATAGCTCTAGTACAATTTTCAGTACTATTTACACAGATGAGTTTTCATGACTTCATCACATTCACTAAATTCAATTTTAAATGCCAATGTCCCTAAACATTAAACTCTCAAattctgcttttatttcttaACATTTCAAATCCTTACCTGACTAATTGTTGGAAGCTTAGTCAGAAGCATCTGGAACACTGGTGGTGGAAGAGTTTGCTGTAACACCTGCAGTAACTGCTGTGGCTGTCCACATACAGCAATTGCATTTGTCAGGTGGTCAACACCCTTCTCATATTCACCTGaaagagttacagaaaaataacaCATAACCTGAAAAAGCCTTTGCCTCTGTCAAAAACTCAACTCCAAAGTGTTCACTATGTCCAAGTGATACTGACCAAAACCATTGTTCAAGTAAAACCTTGGAAATAATCTACAGCACATTCATGTAACTATTATGAAGTCATTAACTAGAATGAGTCTCTATGTCCTGATATGGAAGTGACTCCATTACACTACAGAAGGAGGAAAATTAAGGTGTAGAAATGTTCGAGTATATCAGTATTTATATACTTAAGAATATTTCTGAGAGATTACATAAGGAATTGCtaacaatggaacagaactgcTTCTACAAGAAGAGAAAACCAGAAAAGCGAGGACTGACGCCGAAAGGAGGCCCAATTTCACTTTAACTGTTGAACTGTAATTCAACACTAAGAAGATTTACAAATATACTTAAGATTCTATCTTGATGAATTATAGTTCTCAAATTTGTCAATATGatcattttaatttcataatggtaattttaaaaaaagaattcttcaTCCTTAATCAAATACCTGAAACACAAAGCCTAAACTCTGGATTAGATTTAGATCATTGACTGGTTCTGATATCAGGCCCATGAACTACTATTGTGTGACCTCGATCAAATAAATTAACCTCCTCTGGTACTTATATTAGCCATTCCTGCCTAAGTAAGTACTGGGAAAGACAGAGATTAGATGAAGGAGTTGAGGGGTCATATTCTTTGTTACTATTTACATATGTAAATTTATATTCCactatgattatttttttaagtacttaaaaGTAACCTCATTTGTGAAGATTACCTATTATTTTCTCTGTATCATATATCAAGTTAATCTAAAACTCACTCAAAATATACTGTGGACAATGATAACCCACAAAAAATATTTCTGGAGCCAGTCTTAAAATAACCCTCACATCATTAAATGCCTAAAAATTTATCTTGAAATATTTACaacacattatttaaaaaaaccagCCATATTACACAGAAAGAGCCCCATGTCACCATAAATTTGTATTAGTGTGAAGAATTCTACCTAGTTTCCTAGTCTCTTAATAACTATTACCTTGGGCTAGTAACTCTTCACCAAGCTGTATTTCTTCAAGGAAGAATTTCTGAACAGCTTCAGCATCTTTAAGGTCTGGTAACTGTTTGGAAATAGAATATTTAATTGATACCAAAACTATGTCAGGGGACATAACCACTACAGAAAATCACtccattgaaaataaaacaaaaaattgaatagctcattctaaaaattataaaaagaaatgtaCTCTTCAAAAGCACTCACAGGGATTAGTTTAATGTCTACATTCCAAcgaatgcaagaaaaaaaattattgatcAAACTGGTATTTCAACAGTTGGAAAGCAGTGAATAAAAcctaaagtaaaaactgaagaatACAAATCTCTACTATAAAACATGAACTTTACTACTTACACTATTTTTAAttgacatatgtatattttttacataATCAATTTGTTCTTCTGATCTAACATTTTTTTATAGATTTTACATGCATCtaaaaggttatttttaaatgGCAATAGAATCTCCCCTTTAGGAGTATATAACTATATAATCATGATGTATTTGTTGAGCATTTGAGCTACTTCTAATTTTTTTGCTAATACAAACAAGCAGCTTTAAGtaaatttgcatttgttttgtAGTTTGTTACCCGTTACCTAACTGAATGATTATGGTAATTATAATGCCACCAGCTGTatgctttatctttttaaaaaatgtaaacctaCTATTAAAAAGTCCCTTTTTATTTGAAAACCTAGACTGCTATTAATGGAAGTTTTTGGTTTTTAAGTTATATTATACATGATCTTATTACTAACATAggtgaaaaaatttaaatttctgaaAGTTGATGTATCTTCCATTGACTATTCAAGTACAGGCAAGAATTTGATATCTGAACCTGAAAACACACACTAATGCGTATGTCTGTAGTTTACCAATTTTCCTATATTCTCAGAAAGAAAAAGTTACTGAAAACATAATGAATGTATTACATATTTCAGAAAGGCAGCTCAGAACAAGGAAGGGGTGCCTCCCATTTTCATTTCACTATTATGATGTCCAGTCAATTAGTTCTTGATTACTCAATTgtttcaaaacaacaaaacatagCATTTATTGATTGAATTTTTTCTTGCCTCAACTTGCTTTAAAAAGAACCACTATTGAACCATTAGTCCAAGTCCTGGGATTCCAGACAACAGAattaatttctattaaaaaaataaagctatatGTACAATGATTAACATTTACTTAACTTACACATATCACAGAACATTTTTTTATCAAGCAGATAAAACTGTTTgtagtcattaaaaataattatgaacacagaatccatgaaaagaaaataacaaaggacATATCTACATTTCCAAACTACAAAAAGGTAAGAATTTTTCAGATGGTAGAATTCTGGGTCAGTGGGTATGAATAACCTTATAGAACTTGAAGTGAATAACACGTTGTTCTTTTAAAAGAAGTTGGGAAACaatgaatgttttattttatgagtTTGAAGCAGCTGACAGAAAGCTTGGCCCTTCTGGTGTACGTGGCTTCTGGAGACTACCATCATACTGCCCCTTCAATATTGCTCATACAGTGAGTTGTCTGCTGTTACAACCAACAAAGGGGAAATAATGAAAAACTGATCATCTGCAGCTGAACTGAGTTACCTGCTCTTAAAAGCaacaaattgattttaaaatagaaaatcaatgaTATCAACTAGCTTTCTCAAAATACATGTTGGAAGATTTGAAAACAATTATTTCTATAAAGTATATGATACAATCTAAACAGAGATTATTACCTTGGAAAGCCCAGCTCTCTCCTTGGCAagcttttgtttcttccttcctgcaagaaatggattttcattttatagttagTAAAAAAGGGAGTCAAAAGAAGTCTAATGACTGCTGCGGAAGTAATTCATTCCACTGCAAAACATTCCTAACTTGGGCTCTCTTCCTTGGTCTCCTTTAGATTTGTGAGGGTCATAGGAATATTTCAGGTTaatgagtgtggggaagttggggttcctatggccaggatcctcacttaaCTTAacccacctgatgatgtaactggcctgttgctaggctactgcttccacatctttaggcaataagctattattgcactatatagagagctcggcccagtgctctggctagtgctcgacctactgccaggtgaacaagccgggtaataaaccctttcaccccaaagaacgttttgctgtcaatttctttggtcacattgaatccatagcgaacttgcccggggctgaaaccaacTGGCAAGACAATGAGACATTGTGACATTTCTGGGCAAGagctttttctttccctctggggCACCAGGATCAGCAGTTTACAAAATGAAGACAGCAATCTCCCCTTCAAACTTACACAGGACATGAAACATAAGCAAGAATTAAGCCACTGCTGTTAGGGAGTTTTATTACTGAAATATAATAAATTCTGTCTTTACtaaatgttgaaaattatttgGCATTCTTAAATGGAGGAGGAAAATCAGCATTTGAGaaattttcctttaagaaaaaacaTAGTATTTATGCATTTTGCAAAAAATAGAGGGGGGGTTGTGGTGCAGGATATCAGTACTCAGAAATGCACTGCTAAATTCTTAATTCAATATTGCTGCCTACTTAAGAGGAAAAAATCTGCCTAAAACCTCTAAGTTGTTGCTTTGTTTTATGGTCTTGTTTTTGATAGGAAATAGCAATACTACAAATCTCAGGAGAAACAGTGTTGCTTAAAATCTTAAGTGTCAATTAGCTAACTCTCAAAACCAAATCTGTAACAGGACACTAACACGATAACTGCTATTTAATTGTATACCCCACATGAAAGGGTGCAAGCAAGGAGAAGCACATGCTGTTTATATCCCTGCTTTTTCGCTTCctagcagtgtgaccttggggGCAAGTTATAGTGACCTGTTTCTCACTGTATGTAAAACTGGCCTAAGAACAGTTCCTGATTCATAGAATTGTTGTGAGAGTTAAAGGAGTTAATGTTATGTAAAGTATTAACAGTACCTGGTTTATAACTTGCCATACAAGCATTTGGTCATAAAGATAGTTCAACACCAAATCCTCAGCTAAGGAGCTGGGCTATGCTAAATGCCTGAAAACTACCAATGATGTGGAAAATAACCATATGGCATAGCTAAGATATGGCTCTAATACCTGACCTGGGTGATGTTCAGCAAATAACTCTAACTCACCAAAGATAAAGCATGTTTTACTTTTCTACTATGAGAAACAAAAGCCACAAAACAAGCAATGGCCTcagaaaaccataaagaattCTACTAATCCAAGACTCAATGCATGATAGAGGCAGTGACCGCTTGCATAACTGCAGACAGATGGTTAGTTTACTATGCTCAAGGAACCTTCTTACCTACCCTTACAAACTGGGTTTAATCACAACAGTATCTCTTCCTAACTCTAGTCCCCATAATACACGAAATGCTTCAACTCCTGAAGTTTAAATACAATTCTAGCAGTTTCAACAGAAAAATACAGGCTAAAGCAGATCCTTACATATTAATTGGAAAACATTGTTTTTCTAACAAACTGCTACTTTCCCTAGGTGTTCATCACTAGGCAACTAATAGTAGGGAAACAGAACACAAAACATATTCTACCCTCAATTTGCTTAAGGGTTTTGTTCAGCCTGCTTtaggcagaaaataaggaatGATACCAGACTataataattaattattaaatatgGTACAAGGTAGTGCTGGAAGGAGAGTCTAAGACAGGAGAAATGGAAGACTTCACAGAGAAACAGGACATGAAGACAAAGAACACTTGGGTATTACAGGTAAGCACTTAGTAAACTTTAGATGCTACCTGCCAGACACAGTTCTAAATGTTCTTAAATAGCTTATTTAATCCTCAGTAACACTCAGGTTATCACCCCCatttcaccaaaaagaaaatttatcAAGGTCACAATTAGTAAGTGG from Manis pentadactyla isolate mManPen7 chromosome 8, mManPen7.hap1, whole genome shotgun sequence includes:
- the TOMM20 gene encoding mitochondrial import receptor subunit TOM20 homolog isoform X4, whose amino-acid sequence is MVGRNSAIAAGVCGALFIGYCIYFDRKRRSDPNFKNRLRERRKKQKLAKERAGLSKLPDLKDAEAVQKFFLEEIQLGEELLAQGEYEKGVDHLTNAIAVCGQPQQLLQVLQQTLPPPVFQMLLTKLPTISQRETKYSGFLRFSFRGIIVAGLHKSKFYTGTCRMRECTYSWKDC
- the TOMM20 gene encoding mitochondrial import receptor subunit TOM20 homolog isoform X3 codes for the protein MVGRNSAIAAGVCGALFIGYCIYFDRKRRSDPNFKNRLRERRKKQKLAKERAGLSKLPDLKDAEAVQKFFLEEIQLGEELLAQGEYEKGVDHLTNAIAVCGQPQQLLQVLQQTLPPPVFQMLLTKLPTISQRETKYSGFLRFSFRGIIVAVTENTAVLKKDLWNPTRGWGWRLNQPMAK
- the TOMM20 gene encoding mitochondrial import receptor subunit TOM20 homolog isoform X5 — encoded protein: MVGRNSAIAAGVCGALFIGYCIYFDRKRRSDPNFKNRLRERRKKQKLAKERAGLSKLPDLKDAEAVQKFFLEEIQLGEELLAQGEYEKGVDHLTNAIAVCGQPQQLLQVLQQTLPPPVFQMLLTKLPTISQRIVSAQSLAEDDVE